GCTTGCCCGCCTCGCTTCGCTGATCATCTCACCAGGAACATCGACCATTGCAACAGTATCTCAATCCGCTTGCTCTGTGTCACGTCTCTGACCTTGGCTCTCTCCATTATTCCACTCGCAACCCTGCCACAGTCGATTACTCTTCCCCGTTGGTCTCGTCAATCTGCCTTGCTTGCCTTCATCCCTGATTCTAGCCACCATCAGTCTCTATTGCTGCTATGCATCATATGCGTTCATAGCATTGGCTTTCCGGGGCGTCTCTCTTCTCTGCCTTCGCTTTTTtctctcgatctcgccaCGTACGCCGTCGATTCGCCTCGATATCGTCGCCTTCCTACATTGTCTTTGGCCTCTGTCGCTCTCTACCTCATCCACGCTCATCAGCATTGCCAGCTGATACcatgctgcttggccttcGTACATCTCATTAGACGCGTGTCCACCACGATCCTTGGTCGCAATCATTATGTCACCAATCGCCGCATCACATTCCGAGTCTGCGCTCGTGGCGCCGTCTTCGGCCTCggacgacgctgctgcttcgaccGGTGCGATAGAACCCCCCGATAGTCTCCACACTGTGTCTGCAGCCCTACGCAGCCTTTCTATCTCTGCTCCTCCGTCTTCAGCCACAGACCTGTGCGATGCTTCCAAACACAATCTTGGCTTGTCATATCCACCACCGGCGCCCGCGACTCAGCTCGCGGAACGTCACGTCCAGTCTGTTGCACCTGCGCCAACAGCTGCCGCCTCTACTCACTCTACCAGCCCCGCTAGTCGCTACGGCCGTCACTTTGCCATGTCCAACTCCAGCTCTGTCGACTCGCAACTCAACTACGACTCGTATCTTGTCGTGCCAGCGAGTCCGAGCATGAGCGAAGGCCTTACCGACAGCCCTGGTAGTGTCTCGAGCATGAGCAGTTTTCGACGCGGCGATCTCGCCGATATCGAGGACCTCGACCTTGAAcccgagctcgagacggtcAGCGAATGCGATGAAGAGTCTAGCAGTCTCTGCTCGTTGGATATCGGCATAGACCTGGACTCTGATTCGGAGCGCGCCAGCTCTCACGGAGGCGATCACGACCATCTGCCTCTCAGCCTATCGTCGTCTCATCCCCCCCGCAATGCAGCGCAACGATCTGGATCTCAGCCGACAGCGGCGTCCGATTATGCCCGTCGAAAGCGGAGCGAGTGGCTGCTAAACAACTATGCCAACAAGATCGCCGCTCGCCGTCCGCGTCGAGTCAAAAAGGGCCGCATCTCCGAGATTGTTGAAGAGGGAGGCGAGGCCATCAACACCACCGTCATGCCCAAGGCACCCTTTGCCTCGGGCGCTTCCGATTGGTCGTGCGACGTATCAGGTCCGCCCATCGCTCCTCCCCGCAGCGTTAGCCCCTCCGACTCGGTCCCTGCAATCCCTTCGCCACTGTGCTCCTgcgtcagcgtcgacggcgCTCCCAGCGCTGGCACAAGTGGCCTTGAGgagagcgtcgagaccATTCAGGGAGATTCACAAGCAGTCGTGGCACCAATATCTGATAAAGATCTTTCCGCCCTAGAGCACGAACAGCAAGATACGAATGCTAAGCCAGCAGAGCAATCTGACTACGATGATCTCGAACCACCTTCCAAGCCCGAAACCGAAACATCGCCGCCGCGTCTCTCTCGGTCTTCGAGTCGTCGCAACTCATCGCCGGTCAAGCTACGCCCGTGCTTCCGACGACAGTCTTCGCATCAGTCTGCCGCTTCGACGCGAGAGTCATCGTGCGAGCGTGATCCACCACGTGGTCGATCGGTTCGATTTAGCAGCAGGCCACCGCAGGAGATGCGAACACACAGCCCGGTCGAATACGATCGCAAAAGCTGTCCCGTTAACAATCGACTTAGCCCCGCCGATGTTGAAGAGCTCAGAACCATGAAGATGGAGATGGGTCTGTTGGAAGCAAGATGGGCCGCCGTGGCAGCATGCAAGCCTAGGAAGGTCCAAGGCACCGAGGGCACCACCAAGCCCGAGAATCACAATGCCTACAATGCTGGTGTAGCCGCCATGTCAGCTTCGCGAGAGCGTCGTCCAGCATGTGGAGCAGAGTCTGATTCGACGCTGGGACCCGGCTCGATGAGCAGCCCTGCTGCACGTTTGCGCCAGCAGAAGGAACGTGAGCGTCAGCAGGAACGTCAACGCAACCTGCCTCACTACATGCGCAATCGAGCCAGTGTAGCCCAGCCTCAAACCGAGCCACTCTCGTCCGAAGCCCTTTCAATACGCAGCAAGTTTGGACAtgcaccaccaccgccgctcCCAGGATTACCTGCGGCCCGTGCTCCATCCGTGTCACCAAGCCGCTCAACCTCGGTTCCACCTCGCCACCGCTCTGCAGTCGAAGAGGTCGCTACGCCTCGCCGGCTCAGTTGCCAATCAATATCCACGTCCGGCACGCACGTTCTCCGGCCAGCAGACATCCCAGTATTGACGCAGACCAGTCCGTCGCCGCCCTCCtctcctcgatcgagcttcACCAAGGATTCGCTAAGCTCGATTGGACTTCCGGAACGGGGTAGATCAGGATCCTGTGCAGCACCTCCGATGCCTTCGCCGTGGTCGAGCGGTCCGAGTTCAACTACCTCATCAATCTACTCGAGCACCTACTTCCCCAGCGCATCGGCCTCACCCGCGCCGTGTGTCAGCTATGCTGGAAGCAATGGCTACGATAGCCCCGCTTCGGAATTCTACGAGAGTGGCAGCGAGTATGACATGGTCTGCTAAGTGCTGTCCATCTTGTTTCTGTGTCAGCGTTAAGGCGTCCCGACTATATAAACTCTTCCTCTCACCTTGATTCCCTTCACAAGTCTCTGTTCCATCTTTTCCATATTTCCATCGCATCATGGACATGTCGTTGCTCTTTGTTCGTATCGCTGTCGTCACCGTTCGCCGTTTTTCTGATAgtttctctttctctttgcTCTCATCATCCCCCGTCCTTGTACCTTTGATCGTTTTCGCCTCTTGTACAGTACGCAGTATCGCATCCTTTCTTTTTtcgttcacgattgttcCGGACTTTTGCTCAATCGACTCGATTTGCACGCGTCGCGCTAAGatgccaatcacgaatgcgcTTTTCACGACTGCTGAGACGCCTGAGACGCGCTTCTATTAATATCTGGACAAAGTCATGTAAAGTGTGTGATACTGGATAGAAGAGACGGCGTCGATCTTCAGACACATTTTCACATTTGAAAGAGGCGAATCCAAAATTCAAACCCCCCTACAAAAAAAAATCGAATTCAGTCCTAGGTTCTCGAGAGGCCCCAGAGCAGTGCAACAGCCCCTTTTGTAGGGAACTCAGCCACCACGCTGACCTCACGCCTCTGAATTGAATTCATCGTCGTGAAGAGAAGAAAATTTTCTCGCCACCTCTAAGGCCGTGTTCCTCATCTTTGGACACAGCACAGACTAACAGCCAGCACATTCACATTTGCAAGGGGTATTTTTTTCTTCTACTTCTTTGTGTTGTGCTCCAGTGCACCTCGTGAGTTCCACTTGCTTGTTGACCAAGCTCAGTCAGGAAGAAAGGCAGACAAGTGGACACAATTACAAATCGATTAGACTGCCACCCACTCGCAACTTAGTAGCGTGTGGCACGACACCCACACTTTTTTCCTGTCTGGACTCAGCCAAAGTGGATGTGAATAAAACGCAATCTCCTGCCAGCTTCGTTCCCATTCCGCCACCATTGATacatcatcatcatgaCTTACGAAAACAACACACATCAGCAAAACGGTGCTGGCACCGCCGACATTGAGTCGAGGTTTGCCAACATGTCGGTCCAGAATGGCGCTGCAGGCGGTGCTCCTCGAAAGGCCTATGTTCCACCTCACCTTCGtagccagcagcagcccGCTTCGCTCAACTCCTCTGCCGCTTCCTTCAGCCCCCGCGCTCCCGCCGCCTTTAATGGAAATGgcaacagcaacggcaacggcaacggccCTGCCGCTCCCGCTGCACCTGCCGCCTTCCAGAGCTTCAACCGTGGCGCTCCTCGCGGTGGCGCCGGTGGATGGGACGCTCCCTCCTCTGGCGGTTACGGCGGCGCTCGCAATGGCGGCGGTTATGGCGGCGGCGCTCGCAACGATGGATTCGGCCAGTGGAAAGACGGCAAGCACGTGCCTGGCCCGCACAACCCTCGCCTCCAGAAGGAACTTTTCGGTGAGGAGGGCGACGGTCTTCACCAGAGCATGGGTATCAACTTTGACAAGTATGGTGACATTCCCGTCGAGGCTACTGGTCGCGATGTGCCCGAGCCTGTCACTACCTTCACCTCTCCTCCTATCGATGCTCACCTTCTCGAAAACATCAAGCTCGCTCGCTACACCAACCCCACCCCTGTTCAGAAGTACTCGATCCCCATCATTAAGCTTGGTCGTGACTTGATGGGCTGTGCCCAGACCGGTTCTGGTAAGACGGGTGGTTTCCTCTTCCCCATTCTCTCGGCTCTCTTCACCCACGGccctcctcctccctcTGCCGCCGAGATGGCTCAGGGCGGTTACAATCGCAGAAAGGCCTACCCCAGCACCCTCATCCTGGCTCCCACTCGCGAGCTTGTCTCGCAGATTCACGACGAGGCCCGCAAGTTCACTTACCGCTCGTGGGTGAAGCCTGCAGTCGTCTACGGTGGCGCCGACATTGTCACTCAGCTCCGTCAGATCGAACGTGGATGTGACCTTCTCTCTGCTACCCCCGGTCGTCTCGTCGACCTGATGGAGCGTGGTCGAATCAGCCTTAGCAACGTCCGTTTCCTGGtcctcgacgaggctgaCCGCATGCTAGACATGGGTTTCGAGCCTCAGATTCGACGCATCGTCGAAGGCGAGGACATGCCTGGTGTCATGGATCGCCAGACGCTCATGTTCTCAGCCACCTTCCCCCGCGACATCCAGCTGCTCGCTAAGGATTTCCTCAAGGAGTACGTCTTCTTGTCCGTTGGCCGTGTCGGTTCCACTTCGGAGAACATCACCCAGAAGATCGAATACGTCGAAGATGATGACAAGCGCTCGGTTCTCCTTGACGTCCTCGCCTCGATGCCCAGCGGTGGTCTCACTCTTATCTTTGTCGAAACCAAGCGCATGGCCGACATGCTCAGCGATTTCCTCCTCCGCTCCAAGATCGGcgccacctcgatccacGGTGACCGTACccagcgcgagcgcgagcgtgctctcgagctcttcaGATCGGGCAAGACGCCCATCATGGTCGCCACCGCCGTCGCCGCCCGCGGTCTCGATATTCCCAACGTTACCCACGTCGTCAACTACGATCTTCCCTCGGACGTCGACGACTATGTTCACCGCATCGGTCGTACCGGTCGTGCCGGTAACGTAGGTCACGCCACCGCCTTCTTCAACCGAGGCAACAAGAACATCGTGCGCGATCTTATCGAATTGCTCAAGGAGGCCAACCAGGAGGTGCCTCAGTGGCTCGAGGCCGTTGCCCGCGAGAGCATGtttggtgctggtggcggAAGCCGTGGTGGTCGCGGTCGCGGCCGTGGTCGCGGAGGTGCCTCTTCGTTTGGCAACCGTGACGCCCGTACCATGAACGGACCCTCGTCCGGCGGCGGACGTGGTTTCGGTGGTGGCTACGGTGGCGGTATGGGCGGTGGTCTCGGCGGCAGCTACGGCGccggcgctgctgcctaCGGTGGCCCTCCCCCTGCTTCCAACGGCGGCAGCTACGGCGGCAACTCGTCATGGTGGTAATCGCTGCGCATATTCGGTCGCAGTAGCATGTGGGATGACGGGTTCCATTCCAGTGCTTCTCCTCTGCTCTGCATTTTCCGGGTCTCGTTTCTGTTTTGGCCGTTTGATTCTTTTTGGCCCTCCTCAACGCACGAACATCGTGAACATTTTCACAAAAGCATAGCGGACAATTTCTCTCGTCTCAAAATTTTTCATTTCGATACTCGCTGCCACCTTGCGGCAACGTACTCAGACTTAATCTGAGTCTGCTTGCCGCCGCAGATGGCGTCGACCTTTTTTCAACATAGGCATTTGCATGGTCTCTGTAAGCTAGTAGCGCATCGaggcgctgctcagcttggtCTTTTTCAACTGGTCATCAACATCGTTTTTCTGCTGACCACGACTCGACTCTTACGAGTGGTTCTCATTTGGTTTCGTTAATCTGCATCCACCTTTGCATCACTTAGAGAGTCACGCACATATTCAAGATACCATGCAAGCAATCGTTTCCCCGCAAGTAGTACGGCCCCATTTTGCAGACACtttcgcatcgcatcgcctCGGATCGATGCGCATCCACTTTGGCCATCGTTTTGGTACTCGCCAATCATGGCTCTCTTCTTTGGTCTGCACGGACAGGTCTGTCCTACGATCGACTCGAGTTGATGTTTCCGACGCTCACACATAAGCATCGTGACCCGTCTTCGACTCTGATCCACCCGATACCCCTTTTCTTCCTCTCTTCGTCACGTCTTCAATTGTCTGCTAAAAtttcatcatcgtcttgacGTTCTCCGTTGATACGACGACATTCATCCTCACGTTCGGCATCGTGTGTACTTGTAGCGGTCATTTATTCTTCACATTTCGGGGCACACGGCCGCGATCGCCTGCGATCCTCGGCAGTCACCGCCTCTTTTTCCTGTAGATATGTTTGCTAAATGCATTTCCACTGTCCATGTCAAGATCGCTATCGTGGCCGAGCAACGTCTGTGCTGATGAACGAGATGGAGTCGTTGTCAAGTGTgggcattcgtgattctttGACTGGGATCAGAGtctgcaatcacgaatgtgaagCACAGTGGCCTAACACGCTTCAAATTTGGCttttattcgtgattttaATCACGAGTTTTTTTGTTTTGATCAAAAACTGCctcaactcacgactcgtgactgatcCACGATCTGCCGTTGCGTGGGCTTGAGTGTGTCCGCAATTTTGTTTGTTTGAGACACacatgcacgattcgtgaataCTCACGTGACTAACTTTAGTTGAGTTTAGACCAATCGTGCATCTTGCGGCTAAGTTAGGTAGTATTTCGACACGAAACAGGTCTGCTATTGACCACCTTGGTGATTGTCGTCAACAAGTGATCAGAACCTCGGAAGTCGTCTTGATCTCATCATCACGGAAATCGCAACATGGGTATCATTCTACACTACCTTCAAGACTCTCGAAGTCAGCGAGTGCTCTGGCTGCTCGAGGAGATGGGCATCGACTACGAGATCAAACACTACTCTCGAACTGCCCAAGGACTTGCGCCTCCTGAACTTCTCGAGGTACATCCAACCGGAAAGTCGCCGCTCATCACCGATACCACGGATGGCAAGAACAAAGTTGTCGCCGAGTCCGGCGCCATTGTCGACTACCTCATCCGTCACTATGCACAGGGAAGATTCGTTCCTGCGGACCCCGAGCgcgtcgatgacgatgtGTTCTGGAGCCATTTCGCCGAAGGATCACTTATGCCGTTGTTGGTAATGAAACTTGTGTTCAGCATGATCCCGTCCAAGATGCCCTTCTTTGTACGCCCCATCGGAAACGCTATTGTCAACAACGTCAACACCGCGTTCTTGAACCCGGACCTGAAGCGCAAGACTGACTTTATCGcagacgagctcgtcaagaaATGCGACGCAGGCAACGCCTGGTTTGCAGGCGGCGATAGCCATGGCAATCCCACCGCGGCTGATTTCCAGATGGCATTCCCACTCGAGGCTGCCTTATCTGGCCGCATCTCGAACCTTCCAGCGCCGATCAAGACTTATGTCGAAAAGGTCCATGCTCGTCCAGCGTTCAAGCGAGGTCTCGAGAAGGGTGGCCCTTACAAATACGCTTGAGATACCCACACAATCCGCCTCTTGACTTTTGCATACTAGTGTTCTTGCCTCTGTTAGTGTCCACCACGGTACGGTCTGGCTGGATGACCATGTTTTGTCACTCACGTATCAGCTTGAAGAGTCGACAATCGTCTATGCTTTAGGCTCGCACTTGTCATGCTGGACCTGTCGTCTTTTTGTCGCTTCAGCCGAGCTTCTGGAATGCCAATGCCACACTCGATTGCGCCCTGATGGGATCGCACCGCGAacgagctgcatcgccacATACGCTGTACGACTCAGAAGTCGAACCGGCTCAGCAAGCACCGCGGCTGGACAAGCTACTGGCAATGAGCTCAATTGTCAatgatcgagctcgaggtgaCTGTGCCTTGCTCACGCAACTTCTGCCTTTAGCCTGTTGGGTGTCAGGTCAGCCCAGCACGTCACGAGAGCCAGCGACGGTTGAGTGATCTGCCTGAATACAGTCTCTATCccaagccaaactcggCCGGATCCGCACGTCTTTGGcatcactcgtgattctggTTCC
This Mycosarcoma maydis chromosome 11, whole genome shotgun sequence DNA region includes the following protein-coding sequences:
- a CDS encoding putative DEAD-box ATP-dependent RNA helicase DED1; the encoded protein is MTYENNTHQQNGAGTADIESRFANMSVQNGAAGGAPRKAYVPPHLRSQQQPASLNSSAASFSPRAPAAFNGNGNSNGNGNGPAAPAAPAAFQSFNRGAPRGGAGGWDAPSSGGYGGARNGGGYGGGARNDGFGQWKDGKHVPGPHNPRLQKELFGEEGDGLHQSMGINFDKYGDIPVEATGRDVPEPVTTFTSPPIDAHLLENIKLARYTNPTPVQKYSIPIIKLGRDLMGCAQTGSGKTGGFLFPILSALFTHGPPPPSAAEMAQGGYNRRKAYPSTLILAPTRELVSQIHDEARKFTYRSWVKPAVVYGGADIVTQLRQIERGCDLLSATPGRLVDLMERGRISLSNVRFLVLDEADRMLDMGFEPQIRRIVEGEDMPGVMDRQTLMFSATFPRDIQLLAKDFLKEYVFLSVGRVGSTSENITQKIEYVEDDDKRSVLLDVLASMPSGGLTLIFVETKRMADMLSDFLLRSKIGATSIHGDRTQRERERALELFRSGKTPIMVATAVAARGLDIPNVTHVVNYDLPSDVDDYVHRIGRTGRAGNVGHATAFFNRGNKNIVRDLIELLKEANQEVPQWLEAVARESMFGAGGGSRGGRGRGRGRGGASSFGNRDARTMNGPSSGGGRGFGGGYGGGMGGGLGGSYGAGAAAYGGPPPASNGGSYGGNSSWW
- a CDS encoding uncharacterized protein (related to glutathione S-transferase); protein product: MGIILHYLQDSRSQRVLWLLEEMGIDYEIKHYSRTAQGLAPPELLEVHPTGKSPLITDTTDGKNKVVAESGAIVDYLIRHYAQGRFVPADPERVDDDVFWSHFAEGSLMPLLVMKLVFSMIPSKMPFFVRPIGNAIVNNVNTAFLNPDLKRKTDFIADELVKKCDAGNAWFAGGDSHGNPTAADFQMAFPLEAALSGRISNLPAPIKTYVEKVHARPAFKRGLEKGGPYKYA